One stretch of Nocardia mangyaensis DNA includes these proteins:
- a CDS encoding winged helix DNA-binding domain-containing protein — translation MGGLQAQEPQEPFAGLWTRLREFAPAQLSDPLVEGRVLRTHLVRRTVHLLTAEDVLAWRARHDAMLRQRIVGAYRRQLDGIDLDELAAAGRAVVADGEPRSLTELARALVDRWPETDPRALGEMLTSLIPVAQLPPRGVWRAKGGVRNVAVSVLLGREIDPLPEDAADPVGQAMIRRYLAAYGPAATADVRAWSGVAGLPAAVAAMNPELVAFRDERGRELLDLPGAPLPDPETPAPVRFLPAFDNAVLGYHHRGRIIDDADRGLSVAGARFVLVDGRVAATWVVEDGTVVVTPRRPLARVERVEVAEEGQRLALFLSDPTATVRACGSSTCRRDGDPERRSPPKASPSQSSNAPRTTGVAESD, via the coding sequence ATGGGCGGTCTGCAAGCGCAGGAGCCGCAGGAACCCTTCGCCGGGCTCTGGACCCGGCTGCGCGAGTTCGCGCCCGCGCAGCTGTCGGACCCGCTGGTCGAGGGGCGGGTGCTGCGGACCCATCTCGTGCGCCGCACCGTGCATCTGCTCACCGCCGAGGACGTGCTGGCCTGGCGGGCCCGGCACGACGCGATGCTGCGCCAGCGCATAGTCGGGGCCTATCGCCGTCAACTCGACGGCATCGATCTCGACGAGCTGGCCGCGGCGGGCCGGGCGGTGGTTGCCGACGGCGAACCCCGGTCGTTGACCGAACTGGCCCGAGCGCTCGTCGATCGGTGGCCCGAGACCGATCCGCGCGCCCTGGGCGAAATGCTGACCTCGCTCATCCCGGTGGCGCAGCTGCCGCCCCGAGGGGTGTGGCGAGCCAAGGGCGGAGTGCGCAATGTGGCGGTGTCGGTGCTGCTCGGTCGCGAGATCGATCCGTTGCCCGAGGATGCCGCCGACCCGGTGGGGCAGGCGATGATTCGTCGCTATCTCGCCGCCTACGGCCCGGCCGCCACGGCCGATGTCCGCGCGTGGAGCGGTGTCGCCGGACTGCCCGCCGCGGTGGCCGCGATGAACCCGGAGCTGGTCGCCTTCCGCGACGAACGCGGCCGCGAACTGCTCGACCTCCCCGGCGCCCCGCTGCCGGACCCCGAAACCCCTGCGCCCGTGCGGTTCCTGCCCGCCTTCGACAACGCGGTCCTCGGCTACCACCATCGAGGACGGATCATCGACGACGCCGACCGCGGGCTGTCGGTGGCGGGCGCGCGTTTCGTGCTCGTCGACGGCCGGGTCGCCGCCACCTGGGTTGTCGAGGACGGCACCGTCGTGGTGACCCCGCGGCGTCCGCTCGCCCGCGTCGAGCGTGTCGAGGTCGCCGAGGAGGGCCAGCGACTGGCGCTGTTCCTCTCCGATCCGACGGCGACAGTGCGCGCGTGCGGGTCGTCGACGTGTCGCCGTGACGGCGATCCCGAACGCCGCTCGCCCCCGAAAGCGTCACCGAGCCAGTCGAGCAACGCACCCCGAACGACTGGCGTCGCCGAGTCGGACTAG
- a CDS encoding cation:proton antiporter, with amino-acid sequence MIEPILAVSTALVVWAMLAGWFERHRITAPMVVVAAGIVIGALGPDTVGEALNASTALHAAEIILAILLFIDSSEVRGRLLGSHPGAALRVLLVATPLSIAAAMLLGAWVFPKAGWALLLVLACVVVPTDFSPAAATLRDDRVPAKVRDVLNIEAGYKDGLLAPVLFFGIALAAGTAPSGSALGALGAVSWAVGVAIVVGATIGWLLGRGVNAAERRGLMTTQSGRVIVVVAPVLAFAASYGLGGNEFVAPFLCGVVFHHLRRRSAHFVDGHRLIDDVGFLLTAQMWFVFGAAAFLALTGDVSWQLIVFCLAVLTVVRMAPIALSLLGSEFTKTEVLLIGWLGPRGTPSIVFGLLAFNLLPTDDGDDVLSVMVLTVLGSIVLHGAGSPLAAHLLDRRRARRQVKGAGP; translated from the coding sequence GTGATCGAACCGATTCTCGCGGTATCGACGGCACTGGTGGTCTGGGCGATGCTCGCCGGGTGGTTCGAGCGGCATCGGATCACGGCGCCGATGGTGGTGGTCGCCGCCGGGATCGTGATCGGGGCGTTGGGGCCCGACACGGTCGGGGAGGCGCTCAACGCCTCGACTGCCCTGCACGCCGCCGAGATCATTCTGGCGATCCTGCTGTTCATCGATTCCTCGGAGGTCCGGGGCAGGTTGCTCGGCAGCCATCCCGGCGCCGCGCTGCGGGTGCTGCTGGTCGCGACGCCGTTGAGCATCGCCGCGGCCATGCTGCTCGGCGCGTGGGTGTTCCCCAAGGCAGGCTGGGCGCTGCTGCTGGTGCTCGCGTGCGTGGTCGTGCCCACCGACTTCTCCCCCGCCGCCGCGACCCTGCGCGATGATCGGGTGCCGGCCAAGGTGCGCGACGTCCTCAATATCGAGGCCGGTTACAAGGACGGCCTCTTGGCGCCGGTGCTGTTCTTCGGCATCGCTCTCGCCGCCGGAACCGCGCCCTCGGGCAGCGCGCTCGGCGCGCTGGGTGCCGTGAGCTGGGCGGTCGGCGTGGCGATCGTCGTCGGGGCGACCATCGGGTGGCTGCTCGGCCGGGGTGTCAACGCGGCCGAACGCCGCGGGCTGATGACCACGCAATCGGGGCGGGTGATCGTCGTCGTGGCCCCGGTGCTGGCCTTCGCCGCCTCCTACGGGCTGGGCGGCAACGAATTCGTCGCGCCGTTCCTGTGCGGTGTGGTGTTCCATCACCTGCGCCGGCGGTCCGCGCATTTCGTCGACGGTCACCGGTTGATCGACGATGTCGGTTTCCTGCTGACCGCCCAGATGTGGTTCGTCTTCGGCGCCGCCGCCTTCCTCGCGCTCACCGGCGATGTGAGCTGGCAGCTGATCGTGTTCTGTCTGGCCGTGCTCACGGTGGTGCGGATGGCCCCGATCGCGCTCTCACTGCTCGGATCCGAGTTCACCAAGACCGAAGTACTGCTCATCGGCTGGCTGGGTCCGCGCGGCACCCCATCGATCGTGTTCGGTTTGCTGGCCTTCAACCTGCTGCCCACCGACGATGGCGACGACGTCCTGAGCGTGATGGTCCTGACGGTGCTCGGCAGCATTGTCTTGCACGGCGCCGGATCGCCCCTGGCCGCCCACCTGCTCGACCGGCGGCGCGCCCGACGGCAGGTGAAGGGCGCCGGGCCCTAG
- a CDS encoding carboxyl transferase domain-containing protein produces MFSRIAIVNRGEAAMRLIHAVRDLAAATGLRIETVALHTDVDRTATFVREADIAYDLGPASARPYLDLKALEQALVATKADAAWVGWGFVAEDPAFAELCDHIGVTFIGPSPDAMRKLGDKIGAKLIAEEVGVPVAPWSRGPVDTVEDAIEAATRIGYPLMLKATAGGGGRGIRVITNEAELVDAYERTRQEAARAFGSGVVFLERLVTGARHVEVQVIADGQGTAWALGVRDCSVQRRNQKVIEESASPVLSAEQTADLKASAERLAIAVGYRGAATVEFLYHPGDQLFAFLEVNTRLQVEHPITECTTGFDLVHAQLHVASGGKLEGQPPAERGHAIEARLNAEDPDRDFAPSPGRIVRLDLPAGPGIRVDTGVSEGDTIPADFDSMIAKIIAYGRDRDEALGRLRRAMAQTRVVIAGGATNKSFVLDLLDQPEIIDASADTGWIDRVRGEGRLVTHRHSTIALAAAAIDAYQEDERAEQHRLLSTASGGRPQVQHQSGRPLDLKLRGASYRVRVARIGAHRFRVGIEAGGDLRTADVDLERFDRHTGQIVVNGARYRLITDTHGPTHIVDVDGVTHRISRDEGGVVRSPAPALVVGTPLEVGAEVEAGAPVLVLESMKMETVLRAPFRARLKECGVSVGTQVETGAPLLRLEPLADDDAVETASTGTVELDLPTEPAPRRAEERMARSLQDLRSLLLGFDVDPHDNRRVLDTYMAARKESVADNVRPLGEELELVQVFADLAELSHNRPAEDDGGQGHVHSAREYFHTYLQSLDVERAGLPESYQAKLAAALGHYGITELDRTPDLEAAVFRIFLAQQRPADTVAVVTTLLREWLAEPMPDQVLREPVGLALERLVAATQVRYPVIADLSRGLVYAWYGQPLLRRNRARVYTTVRKHLSYLDANPQAADRGERIAEMVRSTEPLVRLLGQRLERDKPDHTAMLEVLTRRYYGNKGLTGVRTEQIGGAPFVVAERNGSTLVSTAVGFDALGTALDGLAELAGGAVSIGADIYLSWEDQPEDFDAMAAALQDVLGAHPLPNQVHRLTATVAGSGGSVMHHHFTFRPSVTGMAEERLIRGLHPYIAQRMQMERLRKFDLTRLSSSDEEVYLFRAVAKENPSDDRLIAFAQVRDLAALRDHDGRLVALPTAESAIATCVDSIRRAQSRLPSAKRLNTNRIVMYIWPPMDVTRAELETIGGHVLPAAAGAGLEEILLIARQRDPETGELNKVGVRISFRPNGETEVTVGERTDEAVEPLDEYRQKVLRAAARNTVYPYELTSLLGDFVEYDLDDEHTLVPVDRPKGRNKAAIVAGVVTTVTPLHPEGVTRVLLLGDPTKSLGALSEPECRRVIAALDLADRLEVPLEWYALSSGARISMSSGTENMDWVAAALKRIVEFTQDGGEINIVVAGINVGAQPYWNAEATMLMHTKGVLVMTPDSAMVLTGKQSLDFSGGVSAEDNFGIGGYDRVMGPNGQAQYWAPNLSAARDVLMAHYEHTYVAPGEQGPRRAESADPVDRDISDFPHVLADSTFATVGEIFSAAANPDRKKPFDIRTVMRALADQDHPVLERWAGMADAETAVVQDAHLGGIPVCLLGIESRNVARRGFLGTDGPDTYTAGTLFPRSSKKAARAINAASGNRPLVVLANLSGFDGSPESMRKLQLEYGAEIGRAIVNFDGPIVFCVISRYHGGAFVVFSKALNPNMTVLALEGSFASVLGGAPAAAVVFAGEVNSRTAADPRVRELESRAASAVGTDRATLAAELEELRSSVRAEKLGDVAAEFDRVHNIQRAVEVGSVDAIVSVADLRPRIIEAIESRLGGQSA; encoded by the coding sequence GTGTTCAGCCGCATCGCCATCGTGAATCGGGGAGAGGCCGCCATGCGCCTCATCCATGCCGTCCGTGATCTGGCGGCGGCGACCGGGCTACGGATCGAGACCGTCGCCTTGCACACCGACGTCGACCGCACCGCCACCTTCGTGCGCGAAGCCGACATCGCCTACGACCTCGGTCCGGCCTCGGCCCGCCCGTACCTCGACCTCAAGGCGCTCGAGCAGGCGCTGGTGGCGACCAAAGCCGACGCCGCCTGGGTCGGTTGGGGATTCGTCGCGGAGGATCCCGCGTTCGCGGAACTGTGCGACCACATCGGCGTCACCTTCATCGGCCCGAGCCCCGACGCCATGCGCAAGCTGGGCGACAAGATCGGCGCCAAGCTGATCGCCGAGGAAGTCGGCGTCCCGGTCGCCCCGTGGAGCCGCGGCCCGGTCGACACCGTCGAGGACGCCATCGAGGCCGCCACCCGGATCGGCTACCCGCTGATGCTGAAGGCGACCGCCGGCGGCGGTGGCCGCGGTATCCGCGTGATCACCAACGAAGCCGAACTCGTCGACGCCTACGAGCGCACCCGGCAGGAAGCCGCCCGTGCCTTCGGCAGCGGTGTCGTCTTCCTGGAGCGCCTGGTCACCGGTGCCCGCCACGTCGAGGTCCAGGTGATCGCCGACGGTCAGGGCACCGCGTGGGCGCTGGGCGTGCGCGACTGCTCGGTGCAGCGCCGCAACCAGAAGGTCATCGAGGAATCCGCCTCGCCGGTGCTCAGCGCCGAGCAGACCGCCGACCTCAAGGCCTCGGCCGAGCGCCTGGCGATCGCGGTCGGCTACCGCGGCGCGGCGACCGTCGAGTTCCTCTACCACCCCGGCGATCAGCTGTTCGCCTTCCTCGAGGTCAACACCCGCCTGCAGGTCGAGCACCCGATCACCGAGTGCACCACCGGTTTCGACCTCGTCCACGCCCAGCTGCACGTGGCCTCCGGGGGCAAGCTCGAGGGACAGCCGCCCGCCGAGCGCGGCCACGCCATCGAAGCCCGCCTCAACGCCGAGGACCCCGATCGCGATTTCGCGCCCTCGCCCGGCCGCATCGTGCGCCTCGACCTGCCCGCCGGCCCCGGCATCCGGGTCGACACCGGTGTCAGCGAAGGCGACACCATCCCCGCCGACTTCGACTCGATGATCGCCAAGATCATCGCCTACGGCCGCGACCGTGACGAGGCGCTGGGCCGACTGCGCCGCGCCATGGCCCAGACCCGGGTCGTCATCGCGGGCGGCGCCACCAACAAGAGCTTCGTGCTCGATCTGCTCGATCAGCCCGAGATCATCGACGCCAGCGCCGACACCGGCTGGATCGACCGGGTTCGCGGCGAGGGCCGTCTGGTGACCCACCGGCACTCCACCATCGCGCTGGCCGCCGCTGCGATCGACGCCTACCAGGAAGACGAACGCGCCGAACAGCACCGGCTGCTGTCCACCGCCTCCGGTGGCCGTCCGCAGGTGCAGCACCAGAGCGGCCGCCCGCTGGATCTGAAGCTGCGCGGAGCGAGCTACCGGGTGCGGGTGGCCAGGATCGGCGCGCATCGGTTCCGCGTCGGCATCGAGGCCGGTGGCGATCTGCGCACCGCCGATGTCGATCTGGAACGGTTCGATCGCCACACCGGCCAGATCGTCGTCAACGGCGCCCGCTACCGCCTGATCACTGACACTCACGGCCCCACCCACATTGTCGACGTCGACGGCGTGACCCACCGGATCAGCCGCGACGAGGGCGGTGTCGTCCGTTCCCCCGCCCCCGCGCTGGTCGTCGGCACTCCACTCGAGGTCGGCGCCGAGGTCGAGGCGGGCGCACCGGTGCTCGTGCTGGAGAGCATGAAGATGGAGACGGTGCTGCGGGCGCCGTTCCGGGCCCGGCTGAAGGAATGCGGCGTGTCGGTCGGCACCCAGGTGGAGACGGGCGCGCCGCTGCTGCGGTTGGAGCCGCTCGCCGACGACGACGCCGTCGAGACCGCGAGCACCGGCACCGTCGAACTCGATCTGCCCACCGAGCCCGCCCCGCGCCGCGCCGAGGAACGGATGGCGCGCAGCCTGCAGGACCTGCGGAGTCTGCTGCTCGGCTTCGATGTCGACCCGCACGACAACCGTCGTGTGCTCGACACCTACATGGCCGCGCGCAAGGAGTCCGTCGCCGACAACGTGCGGCCGTTGGGCGAGGAACTGGAATTGGTGCAGGTCTTCGCCGATCTCGCCGAACTGAGCCACAATCGGCCCGCCGAGGACGACGGCGGGCAGGGTCACGTGCACAGCGCGCGCGAGTACTTCCACACCTATCTGCAGAGCCTCGATGTCGAGCGGGCCGGGTTGCCCGAGTCCTACCAGGCCAAGCTCGCCGCGGCGCTGGGGCACTACGGGATCACCGAACTGGATCGCACGCCCGACCTCGAAGCCGCGGTCTTCCGGATCTTCCTCGCCCAGCAGCGTCCCGCCGACACCGTCGCGGTCGTCACCACGCTGCTGCGCGAATGGCTCGCCGAGCCGATGCCGGATCAGGTGTTGCGCGAACCCGTCGGCCTGGCCCTGGAGCGGTTGGTGGCGGCCACCCAGGTGCGGTACCCGGTGATCGCCGATCTGTCGCGTGGTCTGGTCTACGCCTGGTACGGCCAGCCGCTGCTGCGTCGCAACCGGGCCCGCGTGTACACCACCGTGCGCAAGCACCTGAGCTACTTGGACGCCAACCCGCAGGCCGCCGATCGCGGCGAGCGTATCGCCGAGATGGTGCGCAGCACCGAACCGCTGGTCCGGTTGCTCGGTCAGCGGCTCGAGCGTGACAAGCCCGACCACACCGCCATGCTCGAGGTGTTGACCCGGCGCTACTACGGCAACAAGGGGCTCACCGGCGTACGCACCGAGCAGATCGGTGGCGCCCCGTTCGTCGTCGCCGAACGCAATGGTTCGACCTTGGTCTCGACCGCGGTGGGCTTCGACGCGCTCGGCACCGCCCTGGACGGGCTGGCCGAACTGGCCGGTGGCGCGGTGTCCATCGGCGCCGACATCTACCTCAGCTGGGAGGATCAGCCCGAGGACTTCGACGCCATGGCGGCGGCCCTGCAGGATGTGCTCGGCGCACACCCACTGCCCAACCAGGTGCACCGCCTCACCGCCACCGTCGCGGGCAGCGGCGGCTCGGTCATGCACCATCACTTCACGTTCCGTCCGTCGGTGACCGGGATGGCCGAGGAACGGCTGATCCGCGGCCTGCATCCCTACATCGCGCAGCGGATGCAGATGGAGCGGCTGCGCAAATTCGACCTCACCCGGCTGTCGTCGTCGGACGAGGAGGTCTACCTGTTCCGCGCGGTGGCCAAGGAGAACCCCTCCGACGATCGCCTCATCGCCTTCGCCCAGGTGCGCGACCTGGCGGCGTTGCGTGATCACGATGGTCGGCTGGTCGCCCTGCCCACCGCCGAGAGCGCCATCGCGACCTGCGTCGACTCGATCCGCCGTGCCCAGTCGCGGCTGCCGTCGGCCAAGCGACTCAACACCAACCGCATCGTGATGTACATCTGGCCGCCGATGGACGTCACCCGCGCCGAGCTCGAGACCATCGGCGGACACGTGCTGCCGGCCGCAGCGGGCGCGGGGCTGGAGGAGATCCTGCTCATCGCTCGCCAGCGCGACCCCGAGACCGGCGAATTGAACAAGGTCGGGGTACGCATCTCGTTCCGGCCCAACGGCGAAACCGAGGTGACGGTCGGTGAACGGACCGACGAGGCGGTCGAGCCACTCGACGAGTACCGGCAGAAAGTGTTGCGCGCCGCGGCCCGCAACACCGTCTACCCCTACGAATTGACCTCGCTGTTGGGTGATTTCGTCGAATACGACCTCGACGACGAGCACACGTTGGTCCCCGTCGACCGGCCGAAGGGCCGCAACAAGGCGGCGATCGTCGCGGGTGTGGTCACCACGGTGACCCCGCTGCATCCCGAGGGCGTCACCCGGGTGCTGCTGCTCGGTGATCCGACCAAGTCCCTCGGCGCGCTCTCGGAACCGGAATGCCGTCGCGTCATCGCCGCCCTGGATCTGGCGGACCGGCTCGAGGTTCCGCTCGAGTGGTACGCGCTGTCGTCGGGCGCCAGGATCTCGATGTCGTCGGGGACCGAGAACATGGACTGGGTCGCGGCCGCGCTCAAGCGCATCGTCGAGTTCACCCAGGACGGCGGTGAGATCAACATCGTGGTCGCCGGTATCAACGTCGGCGCGCAGCCGTACTGGAACGCCGAAGCCACCATGCTCATGCACACCAAGGGCGTGCTGGTGATGACCCCGGACTCGGCGATGGTGCTCACCGGCAAGCAGTCGCTGGACTTCTCCGGCGGCGTGTCGGCCGAGGACAACTTCGGCATCGGCGGCTACGACCGGGTGATGGGGCCCAACGGTCAGGCGCAGTACTGGGCGCCGAACCTGAGCGCCGCGCGCGACGTGCTGATGGCCCACTACGAGCACACCTACGTCGCTCCCGGCGAGCAGGGGCCGCGCCGGGCCGAATCCGCCGACCCCGTCGACCGCGACATCTCCGACTTCCCGCATGTGCTGGCCGACAGCACCTTCGCCACCGTCGGTGAGATCTTCTCCGCCGCGGCGAATCCGGATCGCAAGAAGCCCTTCGACATCCGCACGGTCATGCGGGCGCTGGCCGACCAGGACCACCCCGTCCTGGAACGCTGGGCCGGGATGGCCGACGCGGAGACCGCTGTGGTGCAGGACGCGCATCTGGGCGGAATCCCGGTGTGCCTGCTGGGTATCGAGTCGCGCAATGTGGCGCGTCGCGGCTTCCTCGGCACCGACGGGCCCGACACCTACACCGCGGGCACCCTGTTCCCGCGTTCGTCGAAGAAGGCCGCGCGGGCGATCAACGCGGCCAGCGGCAACCGGCCGCTGGTCGTGCTGGCGAATCTGTCGGGCTTCGACGGTTCCCCGGAGTCGATGCGCAAGCTGCAGCTCGAGTACGGCGCCGAGATCGGCCGGGCCATCGTCAATTTCGACGGCCCGATCGTGTTCTGCGTGATCTCGCGCTACCACGGCGGCGCGTTCGTGGTGTTCTCCAAGGCACTGAACCCGAACATGACGGTCCTCGCCCTGGAGGGTTCGTTCGCCTCGGTCCTCGGTGGCGCGCCCGCCGCCGCGGTCGTGTTCGCCGGCGAGGTCAACTCCCGTACCGCGGCCGACCCGCGGGTGCGTGAGCTGGAGTCCCGCGCCGCGAGCGCCGTCGGCACCGACCGCGCCACCCTGGCCGCCGAGCTGGAGGAACTGCGTTCCTCGGTCCGGGCGGAGAAGCTCGGCGACGTCGCCGCCGAGTTCGACCGGGTGCACAATATCCAGCGTGCGGTGGAGGTGGGCTCGGTCGACGCCATCGTCAGTGTCGCCGACCTGCGTCCGCGCATCATCGAGGCGATCGAATCCCGCCTCGGCGGTCAGTCCGCCTAG
- a CDS encoding acyl-CoA carboxylase subunit beta, translated as MVTTQAKLEKLVKTLAAAAEPAGEAGVAKRAKKGIPSVRQRMDMLLDPGTFIEIGALARQPEQPDALYGDGLVTGRGLIGGRPVVVIAHDQTVYGGSVGVTSARKFMRALQLAFDNACPVVTINDSGGARIQDAVGSIASFGDISRVLEKLSGYVPQVSIILGKCAAGSVYGPINTDVLIGTKDSYMFVTGPEVIKAVNGEDISAEDLGGAQVQAERGTLHHVAETEQDAYVWARDYLSFMPTSCVEQPPIVNPGLEPEITASDRELDSIIPDSDRAGYDMHEILLRIFDDGEFHEIRAAFAPNLITGFARVDGYPVGVIANQPLVLGGSIDAACSDKSTYFIRLCDAFNIPLVFVADTPGVLPGLEQEANGVIIRGGRVPRAIIEATVPIINLVVRKSYGGAYGMMAARQVGADVSFAWPTARIAVIGAESAVDLIGKRQLAAVAQEHRAAAREFMINQYNETVATPWIAAERGYIDAVIEPSRTRLEIRHALRLLRDKAPVTTEFNPRKHAIYPM; from the coding sequence GTGGTTACTACCCAGGCGAAGCTCGAGAAACTGGTCAAGACGCTGGCGGCCGCCGCGGAACCGGCAGGCGAGGCGGGGGTCGCGAAGCGGGCGAAGAAGGGAATTCCCAGCGTTCGGCAGCGAATGGACATGCTGCTCGACCCTGGAACCTTCATCGAGATCGGCGCACTGGCCCGCCAGCCCGAGCAGCCCGACGCGCTCTACGGCGACGGGCTGGTCACCGGGCGCGGACTGATCGGCGGCAGGCCCGTGGTGGTGATCGCGCACGATCAGACCGTCTACGGCGGCTCGGTGGGCGTCACCTCGGCCCGAAAGTTCATGCGGGCCTTGCAACTAGCGTTCGACAACGCCTGCCCGGTGGTGACGATCAACGATTCCGGTGGTGCGCGCATCCAGGACGCGGTGGGTTCGATCGCCTCCTTCGGTGACATCTCGCGGGTGCTGGAGAAGCTGTCGGGGTATGTGCCGCAGGTGTCGATCATCCTCGGCAAATGCGCCGCGGGGTCGGTGTACGGGCCGATCAACACCGATGTGCTGATCGGTACCAAGGATTCCTACATGTTCGTCACCGGGCCGGAGGTGATCAAAGCCGTCAACGGCGAGGACATCAGCGCCGAGGATCTCGGGGGCGCGCAGGTGCAGGCCGAGCGCGGCACCCTGCATCACGTGGCCGAGACCGAGCAGGACGCCTATGTGTGGGCTCGCGACTACCTCAGCTTCATGCCGACGAGCTGTGTGGAACAGCCACCGATCGTCAATCCCGGGCTCGAGCCGGAGATCACTGCCTCCGACCGCGAACTCGACTCGATCATTCCCGATTCCGACCGCGCCGGATACGACATGCACGAGATCCTGCTGCGGATCTTCGACGACGGGGAGTTCCACGAGATCCGTGCCGCGTTCGCCCCCAACCTGATCACCGGATTCGCCAGGGTCGACGGCTATCCGGTCGGTGTGATCGCCAATCAGCCACTGGTGCTGGGGGGGTCGATCGACGCGGCCTGCTCGGACAAGTCGACCTACTTCATCCGGCTCTGCGACGCGTTCAACATCCCGCTGGTCTTCGTCGCCGACACCCCCGGTGTGCTGCCCGGCCTCGAGCAGGAGGCCAACGGCGTGATCATTCGTGGCGGCCGGGTGCCACGCGCCATCATCGAGGCGACCGTGCCGATCATCAATCTGGTGGTGCGCAAGTCCTATGGCGGCGCCTACGGCATGATGGCGGCCCGCCAGGTCGGCGCGGACGTCAGTTTCGCCTGGCCGACGGCCCGGATCGCGGTGATCGGCGCGGAGAGCGCGGTCGACCTGATCGGCAAGCGGCAGTTGGCCGCGGTGGCGCAAGAACATCGGGCGGCGGCGCGGGAGTTCATGATCAACCAGTACAACGAGACCGTCGCCACCCCGTGGATCGCAGCCGAACGCGGCTACATCGACGCCGTCATCGAACCGTCGCGCACCCGCCTGGAGATCCGGCACGCGCTGCGCCTGCTGCGCGACAAGGCGCCGGTCACCACGGAGTTCAATCCGCGCAAGCATGCGATCTATCCGATGTGA
- a CDS encoding TerD family protein, with translation MGVSLAHRQTGVIAVEEIVVSVRHSAAIELSALLLTAQGSVLDSSGVVFRGHPVGPGVRLAPGLGGRADSLVVALPDVPTGISHIRIVVALADRSAHLEDHPPGEVSVDDANGNPLYDYTIDRAGPESTAIAVDLDLVERGWQVRAVGAGYRGGFDALVAAHGGTMERPAPASAPAPRAVPIPLPDQPVKPREPRPNSAAPKISLRNGDDTLAFVKMGLGWDPVRVQSQYGLREVDIDLDASALLFAGETLVDAAFFGGLASKDGSVRHLGDNLTGDGEGDDEVITVDLTRLPAQVTTVVFVVTSYAGHTFELVRNAFWRMVNGANNTELVRSNLQVGGPNTGMVVAKLYRDGSDWKLESIGAPIQAGHPVEAAEQVRRFLDLTE, from the coding sequence ATGGGTGTATCGCTTGCGCACAGGCAGACCGGCGTCATCGCGGTCGAGGAGATTGTGGTCTCGGTGCGGCATTCCGCGGCGATCGAGCTGTCCGCGCTGCTGCTGACCGCACAGGGTTCGGTGCTCGACAGCAGCGGCGTGGTCTTCCGCGGCCATCCCGTCGGCCCCGGGGTGCGGCTCGCGCCGGGACTGGGTGGACGGGCGGATTCGCTGGTGGTCGCACTCCCGGACGTACCCACCGGGATCTCGCACATCCGGATCGTGGTCGCCCTGGCCGACCGGTCCGCGCACCTCGAGGACCACCCGCCGGGGGAGGTGAGCGTCGACGACGCCAACGGAAACCCGCTGTACGACTACACGATCGATCGCGCCGGTCCGGAGTCGACGGCCATCGCGGTCGATCTGGATCTGGTCGAGCGCGGCTGGCAGGTGCGTGCGGTCGGTGCGGGCTATCGGGGCGGGTTCGACGCGCTGGTCGCCGCGCACGGCGGGACCATGGAGCGCCCCGCGCCCGCGTCGGCTCCCGCACCGCGTGCGGTCCCGATTCCGTTGCCGGACCAGCCGGTCAAGCCAAGGGAACCTCGCCCGAACTCCGCCGCGCCGAAGATCAGCTTGCGCAACGGCGACGACACGCTGGCCTTCGTGAAGATGGGCCTCGGCTGGGATCCGGTGCGCGTGCAGAGTCAGTACGGACTGCGCGAGGTCGACATCGATCTCGACGCCTCGGCGTTGCTGTTCGCCGGCGAAACCCTGGTGGACGCCGCGTTCTTCGGCGGCCTGGCGTCCAAGGACGGCTCGGTCCGGCATCTCGGCGACAACCTGACCGGCGACGGTGAGGGCGACGACGAGGTCATCACCGTCGACCTGACCAGGCTCCCGGCGCAGGTCACCACCGTCGTCTTCGTCGTCACCTCCTACGCCGGACACACCTTCGAGCTGGTCCGCAACGCATTCTGGCGAATGGTCAACGGCGCCAACAACACCGAGCTGGTTCGATCGAACCTTCAGGTCGGCGGCCCGAACACGGGCATGGTCGTGGCCAAGTTGTATCGCGACGGCAGCGATTGGAAACTCGAATCGATCGGCGCGCCGATCCAGGCCGGTCACCCCGTCGAGGCGGCCGAACAGGTCCGACGTTTCCTCGACCTCACCGAGTAA
- a CDS encoding RDD family protein yields MTTGGYDPQLGIAPGLSPGGLGRRAGARFIDWIIAGFIGMIVFWLLNKSTSLPEWVSILPGAGFGFLYFLGFEVASGSTPGKKLLGLHVNGAGGAAKPSVKDSAMRNAYMLLNLIPWVGGLLWFIAAISIAATISSSPTKQGWHDRFADGTQVVRD; encoded by the coding sequence ATGACCACAGGTGGCTACGACCCTCAGCTCGGTATCGCGCCCGGACTGTCGCCGGGTGGGCTCGGCAGGCGTGCCGGAGCTCGATTCATCGACTGGATCATCGCCGGATTCATCGGCATGATCGTGTTCTGGTTGCTGAACAAGTCGACCAGCCTCCCGGAGTGGGTGTCGATCCTGCCGGGTGCCGGATTCGGGTTCCTGTACTTCCTCGGCTTCGAGGTCGCCAGCGGGTCGACGCCCGGTAAGAAATTGCTCGGCCTGCACGTCAACGGTGCGGGGGGCGCGGCGAAGCCGAGCGTCAAGGACTCCGCCATGCGCAACGCCTACATGCTGCTCAACCTGATCCCCTGGGTCGGTGGCCTGCTGTGGTTCATCGCCGCCATCTCGATCGCGGCGACGATCAGCTCCAGCCCCACCAAGCAGGGTTGGCACGACCGGTTCGCCGACGGCACCCAGGTCGTCAGGGACTGA